The following are encoded in a window of Bradyrhizobium sp. WBOS07 genomic DNA:
- a CDS encoding SDR family oxidoreductase: MRLTNKTALITGGNSGIGLATAKLFVAEGAKVVITGRNKETLEAAGKELGPNALALAADATDIAATEAAIRQGAEKFGKFDIVFANAGIAGGTPLGSATLDVFEKVISTNLTGVFFTVQAALPYLNDNASIVLNGSVISVLGIPGYSAYGAAKAGVRAMARIMASELSPRGIRVNVVAPGAIRTPIWGPATATPEAEQAFERRIALSTPLGRIGETDHVAKTVLFLASDDAAHVQGQEIFVDGGAVASPSGAPIYRG; encoded by the coding sequence GTGAGACTGACGAACAAGACGGCCCTGATCACCGGCGGCAATAGCGGCATCGGCCTTGCGACCGCAAAGCTGTTCGTGGCCGAGGGCGCCAAGGTGGTAATCACCGGGCGCAACAAGGAGACGCTGGAAGCGGCCGGGAAAGAGCTCGGGCCGAACGCGCTCGCGCTCGCCGCCGATGCCACCGACATCGCCGCGACCGAAGCGGCGATCAGGCAGGGCGCCGAGAAATTCGGCAAGTTCGACATCGTGTTCGCCAATGCCGGCATCGCCGGCGGCACGCCGCTGGGATCGGCTACGCTTGACGTGTTCGAGAAGGTCATCAGCACCAACCTGACCGGCGTGTTCTTCACGGTGCAGGCGGCGCTGCCCTATCTCAACGACAACGCCTCGATCGTCCTCAACGGCTCGGTGATCTCCGTGCTCGGCATTCCCGGCTACTCCGCCTACGGCGCCGCCAAGGCCGGCGTGCGGGCGATGGCGCGGATCATGGCCTCGGAGCTGTCGCCGCGCGGCATTCGCGTCAATGTCGTGGCGCCCGGCGCGATCCGCACGCCGATCTGGGGACCTGCGACGGCAACGCCGGAAGCCGAGCAGGCGTTCGAGAGGCGGATCGCGCTGTCGACGCCTTTGGGGCGCATCGGCGAGACCGATCACGTTGCCAAGACAGTGCTGTTCCTCGCCTCCGACGATGCCGCACATGTGCAGGGCCAGGAGATCTTCGTCGATGGCGGCGCGGTGGCCTCTCCGAGCGGCGCGCCGATCTACCGGGGCTGA
- a CDS encoding helix-turn-helix domain-containing protein has translation MVKRTSFEGDSCPIARSLEALGDWWSLLIIREALFGVRRFGEFQSKLGMAKNILSVRLRSLVDHGILEIAPASDGSAYQEYVLTAKGRGTFPILVALRQWSEEFDDHPEEIATILVDREKGRPVKKLEMRAADGRLLSPAETMLKPRPSRRRSA, from the coding sequence ATGGTGAAACGAACGAGCTTCGAGGGCGATTCCTGCCCGATCGCACGCTCGCTGGAGGCGCTCGGCGACTGGTGGTCGCTGCTGATCATCCGCGAGGCGCTGTTCGGCGTGCGCCGCTTCGGCGAATTCCAGAGCAAGCTCGGCATGGCCAAGAACATCCTGTCCGTGCGGCTGCGTTCGCTGGTCGATCACGGCATTCTGGAAATCGCCCCCGCCTCGGACGGCAGCGCCTATCAGGAATATGTGTTGACGGCGAAGGGCCGCGGCACCTTCCCGATCCTGGTGGCGCTGCGGCAATGGAGCGAGGAGTTCGACGACCACCCCGAGGAGATCGCGACCATCCTGGTCGATCGCGAGAAGGGCCGCCCGGTGAAGAAGCTGGAAATGCGCGCGGCGGATGGGCGCCTGCTCTCGCCGGCGGAGACGATGCTGAAGCCGCGGCCGTCGCGACGGCGGTCGGCGTGA